One genomic region from Prunus persica cultivar Lovell chromosome G3, Prunus_persica_NCBIv2, whole genome shotgun sequence encodes:
- the LOC18784052 gene encoding senescence-associated carboxylesterase 101 — translation MSNQFSSGLELANVLLTSEPLHQSWDAIQNDKQKVNPNAQPTLHINTTQQANLTIITFLTSPMSLRGQEGLILSSTFKERNLPDFGFLLNKSNPSFSLNEAAIKLFASRFDELCLLKTEISRSNSLVIITGYSMGGCVATLFTLWLLESLNLSKAKRPLCITFSSPLIGDEHFRKCVSQFSAWTSCFLHVASIQDPVPKLFLSPNPTALGTGTKVGAYKPFGTFLLCSDSGCACFEDPDLILELVAANSQGDQTQYPNVGIQFFDYGQLLERLKLKAFCKDVFELAESDRVPLKASIITQLAAIFGVPPSQALQQKQLNSLIKKMETHEYKLAIQKTRASNAAKKINDMKVNMAYLEWYKKESKDREIGYYDVYKNKHNRADFNVQEFKKKLSNYWQDLVEEVENRPQKEGAALRTRWLMGGTNYRRMMEPLHIAEYYKDKDGKNYIEERPKHFILLEKWFEEEEERKVAERIRRGETVEDGPSKSKAQNVASSLTDDSCFWAHVEEALILCNQLEKGQPSFQEREQCKQKLIEFEKYVLDALKNFAVTPDIFLKYSSFMAWWKQYNKIVRSSTQLGRIMTDGTYRHYEKGVKVVFEPL, via the exons atgagcaaTCA ATTTAGCAGCGGCCTAGAATTGGCAAATGTGCTGTTGACCTCTGAACCCCTACACCAGTCATGGGATGCAATTCAGAATGATAAGCAGAAGGTCAATCCAAATGCACAACCAACCTTACACATTAATACAACCCAACAAGCAAATCTTACCATCATAACTTTTCTGACTTCACCCATGTCTTTGAGGGGACAAGAAGGCTTGATTTTATCATCAACTTTTAAGGAAAGAAATCTCCCTGACTTTGGATTTTTGCTCAACAAAAGCAACCCAAGTTTCTCCCTCAATGAAGCTGCAATCAAGCTCTTTGCCTCTCGTTTTGATGAGCTCTGTCTTCTGAAAACTGAG ATTAGCAGATCAAATTCATTAGTAATTATCACTGGATACTCTATGGGAGGCTGTGTGGCTACGCTCTTCACCTTATGGCTGCTAGAAAGCCTCAACTTATCAAAAGCCAAACGCCCCCTTTGCATTACTTTCAGTTCACCCCTTATTGGTGACGAACACTTCCGAAAATGTGTTTCACAATTCTCAGCATGGACTTCTTGCTTCTTGCATGTAGCCTCTATCCAAGATCCTGTACCTAAACTCTTCCTATCCCCAAATCCAACTGCTCTTGGAACCGGTACTAAAGTTGGTGCTTATAAGCCTTTTGGAACATTCCTGTTGTGCTCTGATTCTGGTTGTGCTTGCTTTGAGGACCcagatttgattttggagttggTGGCAGCCAACTCTCAGGGTGATCAGACCCAATATCCTAATGTGGGGATTCAGTTTTTTGATTATGGACAGCTCTTGGAACGTCTCAAGCTCAAGGCATTTTGTAAAGATGTCTTTGAGTTGGCTGAAAGCGATAGAGTTCCACTTAAAGCTAGCATTATCACACAACTGGCAGCAATATTTGGAGTTCCCCCATCACAG GCATTGCAACAGAAACAACTCAATAGTCTGATAAAGAAGATGGAAACACATGAATATAAATTAGCAATACAGAAGACGAGGGCTTCCAATGCCGCCAAGAAAATTAATGATATGAAAGTGAACATGGCCTACCTTGAGTGGTACAAGAAGGAGTCAAAAGATAGGGAAATTGGATACTATGACGTGTACAAAAACAAGCATAACAGGGCTGACTTCAACGTCCAAGAGTTTAAGAAGAAGCTGTCGAATTACTGGCAGGACTTGGTTGAAGAAGTAGAGAATAGGCCCCAGAAAGAAGGAGCTGCCTTACGAACCCGTTGGCTTATGGGAGGTACAAACTACAGAAGGATGATGGAACCACTTCACATTGCAGAGTACTACAAGGACAAGGATGGGAAAAACTACATTGAGGAAAGGCCTAAGCATTTCATTCTGTTGGAGAAATGGTtcgaggaagaggaggaaaggAAGGTAGCAGAGAGAATTAGAAGAGGGGAAACAGTTGAAGACGGTCCAAGCAAGTCAAAAGCACAGAACGTGGCTTCTAGTCTGACTGATGATTCTTGTTTTTGGGCACATGTTGAGGAGGCTCTTATCTTATGCAATCAGCTGGAGAAGGGACAACCGAGTTTTCAAGAAAGGGAACAATGCAAGCAAAAGTTGATAGAGTTTGAGAAGTATGTGTTGGATGCCCTCAAGAATTTTGCAGTAACCCCtgatattttcttgaagtatAGCAGCTTTATGGCATGGTGGAAGCAGTATAATAAAATTGTGCGAAGCTCAACACAGCTGGGTCGTATCATGACGGATGGCACGTACCGCCATTATGAGAAAGGGGTGAAGGTGGTTTTCGAACCTCTATAA